From a single Loxodonta africana isolate mLoxAfr1 chromosome 9, mLoxAfr1.hap2, whole genome shotgun sequence genomic region:
- the PGAP4 gene encoding post-GPI attachment to proteins factor 4 has product MRTSTSPAAMLFRRLRRLSWSSTAVQLFILTVVTFGLLAPLACHRLLHSYFYLRHWHLNQMSQDFLQQSLKEGEAALHYFEELPSANGSVPIVWQATPRPWLVITIITVDRQPGFHYVLQVVSQFHRLLQQCGPQCEGHQLFLCNVERSVSHIDAKLLSKYVPVANRYEGTEDDYGDDPSTNSFEKEKQDYAYCLESSLQTYNPDYVLMVEDDAVPEEQIFPVLEHLLRARFSEPHLRDALYLKLYHPERLQHYINPEPMRILEWLGVGMLLGPLLTWIYMRFASRPGFSWPVMLFFSLYSMGLVELVGRHYFLELRRLSPSLYSVVPASQCCTPAMLFPAPAARRTLTYLSQVYCHQGFGKDMALYSLLRAKGERAYVVEPNLVKHIGLFSSLRYNFHPRLL; this is encoded by the coding sequence ATGAGGACATCAACCTCTCCAGCTGCCATGCTCTTCCGGAGGCTGAGGCGACTCTCCTGGAGCAGCACTGCTGTCCAACTCTTCATCCTAACGGTGGTGACATTTGGCCTGCTGGCCCCTCTGGCCTGTCACCGGCTTCTGCACTCTTACTTCTATTTACGCCATTGGCATCTGAACCAAATGAGCCAAGATTTCCTGCAGCAAAGTTTGAAAGAGGGGGAGGCTGCCCTCCACTACTTTGAGGAACTGCCTTCTGCCAACGGCTCAGTGCCCATTGTCTGGCAGGCCACCCCCCGCCCCTGGCTGGTGATTACCATCATCACTGTGGACAGGCAACCTGGCTTCCACTATGTCTTGCAGGTTGTATCCCAGTTCCACCGGCTTCTTCAACAGTGCGGCCCCCAGTGCGAGGGGCACCAACTCTTCCTGTGCAACGTGGAGCGTAGTGTGAGCCACATCGATGCCAAGCTGCTATCCAAGTATGTCCCTGTGGCCAACCGCTATGAGGGCACTGAGGATGATTATGGTGATGACCCTTCCACCAACTCCTTTGAGAAAGAGAAGCAGGACTATGCCTATTGCCTGGAGTCATCCCTGCAGACCTACAATCCAGACTACGTCCTGATGGTGGAAGACGACGCCGTTCCAGAAGAGCAGATCTTCCCTGTCTTGGAGCACCTTCTGCGGGCTCGCTTCTCTGAGCCACACCTCAGAGATGCCCTTTATCTAAAGCTCTATCATCCTGAGAGGCTGCAGCACTACATCAACCCAGAGCCCATGCGAATCCTGGAGTGGCTTGGTGTGGGCATGTTGCTGGGGCCCTTACTAACCTGGATATACATGAGGTTTGCCAGCCGTCCAGGGTTTAGCTGGCCCGTGATGCTCTTCTTCTCCCTGTATAGCATGGGTCTTGTTGAACTCGTTGGGCGGCACTATTTCCTGGAACTACGGCGGCTGAGTCCTTCGCTGTACAGCGTGGTTCCAGCTTCACAGTGCTGCACCCCAGCCATGCTCTTTCCTGCCCCCGCAGCCCGCCGGACCCTCACCTATCTATCCCAGGTgtactgccaccagggctttggcAAGGACATGGCACTGTATTCACTGTTGAGGGCCAAGGGGGAGCGGGCCTATGTGGTAGAGCCTAACCTTGTGAAGCACATTGGGCTGTTCTCCAGCCTCCGGTACAACTTTCATCCCAGACTGCTCTAG